Sequence from the Rhodothermia bacterium genome:
CTTACAACAACCTTATTGTAGGAGGCGGCTCGTTCCATTGCCTCACACAACAGGTTCCGGAAGGTGTTGGAATGGCTGGAAACAGTGGGCTTGCCCAAGTCGGTTGGTAAGCTAATTTTCCTCTTTCATCCAAAAGAAATAATATCCCTTTGTCATTGAATAGGGCGTCATAGAGGTCGCTTCTGCGGCATTCAAGGCTTCGACGGTTACCAAGCGCCACCCTTCAGCCCCCATGTCGTTTAAGTGGTCTTTGAAATATCCACTACGAACCAAAGAATGTGGGTCTATACGGGGCGCACTTTCGTACCACTTTTTATCTGATGGAATTTCCACGAACGTGGTTTTATACAAATACTTTGTCATAAGTCTTTATATTTATTGACTTCCTAAAATTGTTTACTAAATGTAAATCCGAGTGGCAATACCTGATACTGCACCATTTCACTCCGCCAAGATTTTGGCGTAATTCGATTGATGTTGCGATGAACCAAATAGGCCACGCCCGAACCAAGCACGGCTCCCGCCAAGACATCTGATGGATAATGTACCCCATTCCAAACCCGAGACACTCCTACGCCACTTGCCCAAAGATACGCAGGAACTACGATGTACCACTTTTTATGCTGCATGGACAAAGCTGTAGCCAACGCAAAAGCCAAAGTGGCATGTCCTGAAGGCATACTGTACGAATCCTCTGTTGGCGTGTCTTTATCACCCCTATAAAACACAATATCGTTCATCGTTTGGTAAGGTCGAAAACGTTTAATGGTACGTTTTAGCGCCTCCATTGCGGCATAACTCCCTACACCAGAGGCGGCAACCGCCCAACCTTGTTGCAAGGTGTATTCCCGAATATTGGCCG
This genomic interval carries:
- a CDS encoding phosphatase PAP2 family protein produces the protein MYKYLLILFLPCAVFAQSSLDTRVLHKIYERDTPLFSKAMQLSDRSSYPLFLLIPAGAMTAGAANIREYTLQQGWAVAASGVGSYAAMEALKRTIKRFRPYQTMNDIVFYRGDKDTPTEDSYSMPSGHATLAFALATALSMQHKKWYIVVPAYLWASGVGVSRVWNGVHYPSDVLAGAVLGSGVAYLVHRNINRITPKSWRSEMVQYQVLPLGFTFSKQF